From Bacteroidales bacterium, one genomic window encodes:
- a CDS encoding peroxiredoxin codes for MSIKVGSKIPEFSLPDQDGNLVNIMDFVGKNNLVIYFYPKDDTPGCTAEACSFRDQFAVFRDSGAEVFGISSDNVAKHKAFAEKHRLPFRLLSDVNKRVRKLFGVPSDLLGLLPGRVTYIVDKSGTVSHIFNSQFNAEKHVSEALEVLKNLD; via the coding sequence ATGAGCATAAAAGTTGGTTCAAAAATTCCGGAGTTTTCCCTGCCTGACCAGGATGGAAACCTGGTAAATATCATGGATTTTGTAGGAAAAAATAATTTGGTGATTTACTTTTACCCGAAAGACGACACCCCTGGCTGTACGGCAGAGGCCTGTAGTTTCCGCGATCAGTTTGCGGTATTCAGAGATTCCGGCGCGGAGGTCTTCGGGATCAGTTCGGACAATGTAGCAAAACACAAAGCATTTGCTGAGAAACACCGTCTCCCTTTCCGACTCCTGAGTGATGTGAACAAGCGCGTCAGGAAGCTCTTCGGTGTCCCCTCCGATTTGCTTGGACTGCTCCCTGGAAGGGTGACCTATATTGTAGATAAATCGGGAACCGTGAGCCACATCTTCAACTCACAGTTTAATGCTGAAAAGCATGTGAGCGAAGCGCTGGAAGTATTGAAAAACCTGGATTAA